From Vibrio splendidus, a single genomic window includes:
- a CDS encoding LysR family transcriptional regulator encodes MNEHKRIERLILFVELAQQLNFTKAAEKLGISKSYLSEQIKRLENDLQCPLLVRTTRSVRLTQEGDRALQQGLTIRSQVLQLERSVSEQHDIVKGLLRLTAPKMFTEVYLFDICQQFRQQYPEIRFEINSSYTNFNLNQDDIDIAFRATNTPPDNMVAKHLISYQHDLVATPGYLDQFGRPNNANDLNDHQCLATLHQTEWPLKSANIDVSGWLSSNDNHLLKQQAMAGSGIIRIASYYVAKEVELGELEQVLLDECLQQGNSIYLFYPQVIYPAKKHQVFVKFVQHYFENLRAL; translated from the coding sequence ATGAACGAACACAAAAGAATAGAACGACTGATCCTGTTTGTAGAACTTGCTCAGCAACTCAACTTTACCAAGGCAGCCGAAAAGCTCGGTATCTCTAAGAGCTACCTTTCTGAGCAGATCAAACGTTTAGAGAACGACTTACAGTGCCCGCTTTTGGTCAGAACCACACGCAGTGTTCGTTTAACCCAAGAAGGCGACCGCGCGTTACAACAAGGCTTAACGATTCGCTCGCAAGTCTTACAGCTTGAACGCAGCGTTTCGGAGCAACATGACATCGTAAAAGGTCTATTACGCCTCACTGCGCCAAAGATGTTTACTGAGGTATATCTATTCGATATCTGCCAACAGTTTAGGCAACAATACCCTGAGATCCGCTTCGAGATAAACAGTAGCTACACCAACTTTAATCTCAACCAAGATGATATCGATATCGCGTTTCGCGCCACCAATACGCCACCTGACAACATGGTGGCGAAACACTTGATTAGCTATCAGCATGATTTAGTCGCGACTCCCGGCTATCTTGATCAGTTTGGCCGCCCCAACAATGCCAACGACTTAAATGACCATCAATGCTTAGCAACGCTGCACCAAACCGAGTGGCCTTTAAAATCGGCAAATATTGATGTGTCCGGCTGGCTTTCAAGTAATGACAACCACTTACTTAAGCAACAAGCTATGGCTGGCAGTGGCATCATCCGTATCGCAAGTTATTACGTCGCAAAAGAGGTCGAGCTTGGAGAATTAGAGCAAGTGCTGCTTGATGAATGCCTGCAACAAGGCAACAGTATTTACCTTTTTTATCCGCAAGTTATTTATCCTGCAAAGAAACACCAAGTGTTCGTTAAATTTGTTCAGCATTACTTTGAAAACTTGAGAGCTTTATAA
- a CDS encoding aldo/keto reductase, producing the protein MTNSIESTNKTNEKKSIPLSNYLPNVGQVAYGCMGLGGGWNDNLVTSADVAQTRSVIDTALESGINLFDHADIYTFSKAEQAFGQVLQQAPELRDQMFIQSKCGIRFEGEGNVGRYDFSADWVGQSVDGILNRLHTEKLDVLLLHRPDPLMELDELARALEHLKAQGKVDFFGVSNMNSHQIQYLQSTLGQPIVANQVEMSLAKLDWLNDGVMINSQGHHQSDFATGTLEHCQMNNIQLQAWGCLAQGRFAEQGLYSEHENVKKTAHYVAQLANQYGVESEAIVLAFLLRHPARIQPVIGTTNLERIKASSVATQINLSREEWYNLYVYSRGQALP; encoded by the coding sequence ATGACGAACAGCATTGAATCTACAAACAAAACGAATGAGAAAAAGAGTATCCCGTTATCAAATTATTTGCCGAATGTTGGCCAAGTTGCCTATGGCTGCATGGGGTTAGGTGGTGGCTGGAATGATAATCTAGTGACAAGTGCGGATGTTGCTCAAACACGAAGCGTAATCGACACAGCATTAGAATCGGGTATTAATTTATTCGACCATGCGGACATCTATACCTTCAGCAAAGCTGAGCAAGCCTTTGGTCAAGTATTACAGCAAGCTCCTGAATTACGTGATCAGATGTTCATTCAATCTAAGTGTGGGATTCGTTTTGAAGGCGAGGGGAATGTTGGTCGTTATGATTTCTCGGCTGATTGGGTTGGTCAATCGGTAGACGGCATCTTGAATCGTTTGCATACAGAAAAACTCGATGTGCTGTTATTACATCGCCCTGATCCTTTGATGGAACTCGATGAGCTGGCAAGAGCGTTAGAGCACTTAAAAGCGCAAGGTAAGGTCGATTTCTTTGGTGTGTCGAACATGAACAGCCATCAAATTCAGTACCTACAATCTACGCTCGGGCAGCCCATTGTCGCGAATCAAGTTGAGATGAGCTTAGCCAAGCTGGATTGGTTGAATGATGGGGTGATGATTAACTCGCAAGGGCATCATCAATCAGATTTCGCCACAGGCACACTAGAACATTGCCAAATGAATAACATCCAACTGCAAGCTTGGGGCTGTTTGGCACAAGGTCGATTTGCTGAGCAAGGTTTGTATTCAGAACATGAAAACGTGAAAAAGACGGCGCACTACGTGGCTCAGTTAGCGAACCAATATGGGGTAGAAAGTGAAGCGATTGTGTTGGCATTTTTGCTTCGTCACCCTGCTCGTATCCAACCTGTTATTGGCACAACAAACCTAGAGCGAATCAAAGCTTCATCAGTAGCTACTCAGATAAACCTGTCTCGTGAAGAATGGTACAACCTATACGTGTACTCACGTGGTCAAGCACTGCCATAA
- a CDS encoding GlcG/HbpS family heme-binding protein, with protein sequence MLNQKIAQQLVSNALNIAEHNQQAIAVSVCDTHGELLAFIRMDNVSVQAGLLAQNKAYTSARDRQPSGNLGAWARETGKDLSYWTDSKITGFKGGVPIEIKGQVIGAIGISGLSEDDDEALAEKVIERVL encoded by the coding sequence ATGTTGAATCAAAAGATCGCACAACAATTGGTGTCTAACGCTCTCAATATTGCCGAGCATAATCAACAAGCAATTGCGGTGAGCGTGTGTGATACGCACGGAGAGTTATTGGCGTTTATTCGCATGGATAATGTGAGCGTACAAGCCGGATTGTTAGCACAGAACAAAGCTTATACATCTGCAAGAGACAGACAGCCAAGCGGTAACTTAGGCGCTTGGGCGAGAGAAACCGGTAAAGACTTAAGTTACTGGACCGACTCAAAGATCACTGGCTTTAAGGGCGGTGTTCCCATTGAGATAAAGGGGCAGGTGATTGGCGCAATTGGCATCAGCGGATTGAGTGAAGATGACGATGAAGCGCTCGCCGAAAAAGTGATCGAACGAGTGCTCTAA
- a CDS encoding L-cystine transporter, translated as MSFSAIAALAVFTGILFFLYGQQKKENTLSRLVLLGLVFGSAFGLGLQLLFGEGNPIIKETLDWVNIVGRGYVGLLKMVIMPLVLVSMIAAVVKLEKGGSLGKISGITISVLLATTAISAIVGIAVAQAFGLSAEGLTEGARETARIATLESRMGSVSDLTIPQMLVSFIPTNPFADLTGARSTSIIAVVIFGVLTGIAARKVMAEKEELESPIRTFVDAAQSIVMRLVKMIMALTPYGIAALMAKVVATSSASDILSLLGFIVASYVAIILMFVVHGVLVSFVGVNPKEYFQKIWPVLTFAFTSRSSAATIPLNVEAQITKLNVPPAIANLSATFGATIGQNGCAGIYPAMLAVMVAPTVGIDPMDINFILSLIAIITVSSFGIAGVGGGATFAALIVLPAMGLPVTIAALLISIEPLIDMARTALNVSGAMTAGTITSRLLGKKDKQQDLEQANA; from the coding sequence ATGTCATTTTCAGCTATCGCTGCCTTAGCGGTATTCACTGGTATCCTCTTTTTTCTCTACGGACAGCAGAAAAAAGAAAACACACTTTCTCGCCTCGTTTTACTTGGTTTAGTTTTTGGTAGTGCATTTGGTCTTGGTCTACAGCTGCTATTTGGTGAAGGCAATCCCATCATCAAAGAGACGCTAGACTGGGTAAACATCGTTGGTCGTGGTTACGTTGGATTGCTTAAAATGGTAATCATGCCATTAGTCTTGGTTTCAATGATTGCGGCTGTAGTGAAGCTTGAAAAAGGCGGTTCACTGGGCAAGATTTCTGGTATCACTATTTCAGTATTACTCGCCACAACAGCGATCTCTGCGATTGTTGGTATTGCAGTGGCGCAAGCATTCGGCCTTTCTGCTGAAGGCTTAACAGAGGGCGCTCGTGAAACAGCTCGTATTGCAACACTAGAAAGCCGCATGGGAAGTGTTTCAGACCTAACCATTCCACAAATGCTGGTTAGTTTCATTCCGACCAACCCGTTTGCAGATCTAACGGGCGCTCGCTCTACGTCTATCATTGCGGTTGTTATCTTCGGCGTTCTAACAGGTATTGCTGCTCGTAAAGTAATGGCTGAGAAAGAAGAGCTAGAATCACCGATCCGTACTTTCGTTGACGCTGCGCAATCTATCGTTATGCGCTTAGTTAAGATGATCATGGCACTCACGCCATACGGCATCGCTGCGTTAATGGCGAAAGTTGTAGCAACATCAAGTGCTTCTGACATCCTAAGCTTACTGGGTTTCATCGTTGCTTCTTACGTCGCAATCATCCTGATGTTTGTTGTCCACGGTGTGTTGGTCTCTTTTGTTGGTGTAAACCCGAAAGAGTACTTCCAAAAAATCTGGCCGGTCCTAACGTTCGCTTTCACTTCACGTAGTTCTGCTGCAACGATTCCACTGAACGTTGAAGCTCAAATCACTAAGCTAAATGTGCCACCAGCGATTGCTAACCTATCTGCTACTTTCGGTGCGACGATTGGTCAGAATGGTTGTGCGGGTATCTACCCTGCAATGCTAGCAGTCATGGTTGCGCCTACGGTTGGTATCGACCCAATGGACATCAACTTCATTCTGTCTCTAATTGCTATCATTACAGTGAGCTCATTCGGTATCGCGGGTGTGGGTGGCGGTGCAACATTCGCGGCACTTATCGTGCTACCCGCTATGGGGCTTCCAGTAACGATTGCAGCACTGCTTATCTCTATCGAACCACTTATCGATATGGCACGTACAGCGCTTAACGTATCTGGTGCAATGACAGCCGGTACGATCACAAGTCGCCTATTGGGTAAGAAAGACAAGCAACAGGATCTAGAACAAGCGAACGCTTAA
- a CDS encoding NAD-dependent epimerase/dehydratase family protein, with translation MSIAGDKTSVVVAGATGLIGHHVMRQLIDEPAVDNIYALSRRSLHAQFDSNKLHTLIHNDLQVTSWDDTNATPKLGVICLGTTKKKAGSKEALRKVDVELVSQVAQSMKFLGVQRVAVVSSYGASPDSYSHYLRCKGQMEQNLKRIGFKQLFIARPGPLVGERDEPRADEKLLQSIFPLVSPFMFGQFKNLRPIQAEDVAKAMLFRLFENNFKNTEIYSSSDMLNLLAKYR, from the coding sequence ATGAGCATTGCTGGAGACAAAACATCGGTTGTTGTGGCTGGTGCAACAGGGCTAATTGGTCATCATGTGATGAGGCAGCTCATTGATGAGCCCGCGGTCGACAATATCTATGCGTTATCCCGAAGATCACTCCATGCACAATTTGACTCCAATAAACTCCACACACTCATTCATAATGACCTGCAAGTCACGAGTTGGGATGATACGAATGCGACGCCTAAACTTGGCGTTATCTGCTTAGGTACGACGAAGAAAAAGGCAGGGTCAAAAGAAGCACTTCGCAAAGTCGATGTTGAATTGGTTAGCCAGGTTGCACAGTCGATGAAGTTTCTTGGAGTACAACGCGTTGCCGTTGTTTCGAGCTATGGCGCTTCACCAGATTCTTATTCACACTACCTTCGTTGCAAAGGGCAAATGGAGCAAAACTTAAAACGTATTGGCTTCAAGCAGCTTTTCATCGCACGTCCGGGGCCGCTGGTTGGTGAACGTGATGAACCAAGAGCCGATGAAAAACTCCTGCAAAGCATCTTTCCTTTAGTCTCTCCCTTTATGTTTGGTCAGTTCAAAAACCTACGCCCTATTCAAGCGGAAGACGTCGCGAAGGCAATGTTGTTCCGATTATTCGAAAATAATTTTAAAAATACCGAAATTTACTCGTCAAGTGACATGCTCAATTTATTGGCAAAATATCGCTAA
- a CDS encoding flavin reductase family protein, with amino-acid sequence MNLKLDTLAPTQVYHLMTQTVVPRPIAWALTESSEQEYNLAPFSYFTPVSSNPPLLMLSVGKKPSGEIKDTTRNALETGKLVIHIASSSSAETMTATAATLDHGDSEVTANDIELVEFEGFSLPRVKECAVAFGCTLYEVKEVGEVPQSLIFAQVETVYIAEDVIDKESERLKIDALALDPLSRLGGGEYATLSNVFSVARPK; translated from the coding sequence ATGAACCTCAAGCTTGATACTCTTGCTCCCACTCAGGTTTATCACCTGATGACACAAACTGTTGTGCCTAGGCCTATTGCATGGGCATTGACGGAATCTTCTGAACAAGAGTACAACCTAGCGCCTTTCTCTTATTTCACGCCTGTTTCTAGCAATCCGCCGCTACTGATGTTGTCGGTCGGAAAGAAGCCATCGGGCGAAATCAAAGATACCACCCGTAATGCCCTAGAAACGGGTAAGCTAGTGATTCACATTGCTTCTTCAAGTTCTGCCGAAACAATGACAGCAACAGCAGCCACTCTCGATCATGGTGATTCTGAAGTCACCGCGAATGATATTGAGCTGGTTGAATTTGAGGGCTTTTCTTTACCGAGAGTAAAAGAGTGCGCGGTCGCTTTTGGCTGCACCTTGTACGAAGTAAAAGAAGTTGGAGAGGTGCCACAAAGCCTTATCTTTGCTCAAGTCGAAACCGTGTACATTGCCGAAGACGTGATCGATAAAGAGAGTGAACGTCTTAAGATTGATGCGCTGGCATTGGATCCACTGTCGAGACTTGGTGGTGGTGAATACGCGACGCTTTCTAATGTGTTCTCTGTTGCTCGCCCAAAATAG
- the cobT gene encoding nicotinate-nucleotide--dimethylbenzimidazole phosphoribosyltransferase gives MLDTQYSQSIQHRIDQKTKPLGALGLLEKVAHQLALIQSQGKEAAVEHIELNKPSIIIFAGDHGIADEGVSIAPSAVTQQMVLNFLSGGAAINCFCAVNNIDITVVDTGILLPVESDSDMLISQRLGTRTNNFANEAAMSLETVERGIELGTELVSRTISNGTNIIMFGEMGIGNTSSASAILSALSNRAAAECVGLGTGINNEQLARKVAVVEQGVARCKGLDLKEVKDIKEVLAQVGGYEIVQMVGAFLGAYQDKTPVLVDGFIVSVAAYVATLIEPSCRDYMIFAHRSEESGHKILLEQLDAEPLLDLGLRLGEGTGAALAMPIIRAAAEFYNNMASFESAGVTV, from the coding sequence ATGTTAGATACCCAATACTCACAGTCCATCCAACATCGCATTGACCAAAAAACCAAGCCACTCGGTGCGCTTGGCCTACTAGAAAAAGTCGCACATCAATTAGCTCTGATTCAAAGCCAAGGCAAAGAAGCCGCGGTTGAACATATCGAATTGAACAAGCCAAGTATTATCATTTTTGCTGGCGACCATGGCATAGCAGATGAAGGTGTGAGTATTGCTCCAAGTGCCGTGACACAGCAGATGGTGTTGAACTTCTTAAGCGGTGGCGCGGCGATCAATTGCTTCTGTGCGGTGAATAATATCGATATCACGGTAGTCGACACGGGGATATTGTTGCCTGTGGAATCTGACAGTGACATGTTGATCTCTCAGCGCTTGGGTACGCGAACCAATAACTTTGCCAATGAAGCGGCAATGAGTTTAGAAACGGTTGAACGTGGCATTGAACTGGGTACAGAGCTTGTATCTAGAACCATTTCGAATGGCACCAATATCATCATGTTTGGTGAAATGGGCATCGGTAATACCAGCAGCGCATCAGCGATCTTAAGTGCATTATCGAATCGTGCTGCAGCGGAGTGTGTCGGCCTAGGCACTGGCATCAACAATGAACAGCTTGCACGTAAAGTGGCTGTGGTTGAGCAAGGTGTTGCTCGCTGCAAAGGCTTGGACCTTAAAGAAGTTAAAGATATTAAAGAGGTACTAGCTCAGGTCGGCGGTTATGAAATCGTTCAAATGGTCGGTGCTTTCCTTGGCGCTTATCAAGACAAGACCCCTGTACTGGTCGATGGTTTTATCGTGTCAGTCGCTGCGTATGTCGCGACTTTAATTGAACCGAGTTGCCGTGATTACATGATCTTCGCTCATCGGTCTGAAGAGTCAGGGCACAAAATTCTATTGGAACAGCTAGACGCTGAGCCTCTGCTCGATCTTGGATTGAGACTAGGTGAGGGCACTGGTGCTGCGCTAGCTATGCCCATTATTCGTGCGGCAGCCGAGTTCTATAACAACATGGCGAGCTTCGAAAGTGCTGGAGTCACTGTTTAA
- a CDS encoding adenosylcobinamide-GDP ribazoletransferase, whose amino-acid sequence MSDASERSLKGRVTYQWELFALAMGFFSRLPMPKNTPYSSERMNRSGRYFSTVGLLLGVLCGGVFLLLDAILPSAVAIFLMMSFSLMLTGAFHEDGLTDMADGIGGGMTLERRLTIMKDSRIGTYGASALAMALLGKWVLLNELVNMTALFMVIVTSYTFSRAIAASLIYDMPYVSDLDTSKSKPLANKQTRGELVFLLLVGVLPSLWVGLEFALVLSVVAYLFRTGFKKWLTARIGGFTGDCLGAAQQLMELLIYLVFITAFYNGFL is encoded by the coding sequence ATGAGTGATGCATCAGAAAGATCGTTGAAAGGCCGAGTTACTTATCAGTGGGAGCTGTTTGCGCTGGCGATGGGTTTCTTTTCTCGCTTACCAATGCCGAAGAACACGCCCTATTCATCAGAGCGAATGAATCGTTCTGGGCGCTACTTTTCAACGGTTGGTTTGTTACTTGGTGTTCTTTGTGGCGGTGTGTTCTTGCTACTTGATGCCATATTGCCGAGTGCGGTGGCGATCTTTTTGATGATGAGTTTTAGCTTGATGCTCACAGGTGCTTTTCATGAAGACGGCTTAACCGATATGGCGGATGGTATTGGCGGCGGCATGACCTTAGAACGCCGTTTGACCATTATGAAAGACAGCCGAATTGGCACTTATGGCGCGTCTGCACTGGCTATGGCTCTGCTTGGCAAGTGGGTGCTATTGAATGAACTGGTGAACATGACAGCCTTGTTTATGGTTATCGTTACCAGTTATACCTTTAGCCGTGCAATTGCTGCGTCACTTATCTATGACATGCCCTATGTCAGCGATTTAGATACCAGTAAAAGTAAGCCATTGGCCAATAAGCAAACTAGGGGCGAACTTGTCTTTCTATTGCTTGTTGGCGTTCTGCCAAGCCTGTGGGTTGGTCTTGAATTCGCTTTGGTTTTATCTGTCGTCGCTTATCTGTTCAGAACTGGTTTCAAAAAGTGGTTAACGGCTCGAATTGGCGGCTTTACCGGCGACTGCTTGGGGGCCGCTCAACAGTTGATGGAGTTACTGATTTACCTTGTATTCATTACTGCATTTTACAATGGCTTTCTATAA
- the cobU gene encoding bifunctional adenosylcobinamide kinase/adenosylcobinamide-phosphate guanylyltransferase, with translation MTNTNQTIQSSQRNSHLVLGGARSGKSSFAEQQALCAFEACSNGRLNYIATATYLDDEMRERITHHQQRRGEQWIEHEVPVELASKLQSFDQDDVVLIDCLTLWLNNIIFELGDDATNEQVEAVVEALVKSVEQSPAQIIMVSNEVGLGVVPLGKVSRLFVDNAGRMNQALARVVERVTLIAAGLPLHLKPSNQSLDTQG, from the coding sequence ATGACAAACACAAATCAAACTATTCAATCAAGCCAGCGAAACAGCCACCTGGTATTGGGCGGAGCTCGTTCTGGCAAGTCGAGTTTTGCAGAGCAACAAGCATTATGTGCGTTTGAAGCATGTTCAAATGGACGCCTCAATTATATTGCGACAGCGACATATCTTGATGATGAAATGCGAGAACGAATCACGCACCATCAACAACGTCGTGGCGAGCAGTGGATTGAGCATGAAGTACCCGTCGAGTTAGCCTCGAAACTGCAGTCTTTTGATCAAGATGATGTGGTGCTGATCGACTGCCTAACATTGTGGTTGAACAACATCATCTTTGAACTGGGTGATGACGCGACTAATGAACAAGTGGAAGCAGTGGTTGAAGCCTTGGTCAAAAGCGTAGAGCAAAGCCCAGCGCAAATTATCATGGTCTCTAACGAAGTCGGTTTAGGTGTGGTACCTCTGGGTAAAGTGTCGCGCTTGTTTGTCGACAATGCGGGGCGAATGAACCAAGCATTGGCTCGCGTTGTCGAACGAGTTACATTGATCGCCGCAGGATTGCCACTGCACTTAAAACCATCTAATCAATCGCTTGATACTCAGGGTTAG
- the cobC gene encoding alpha-ribazole phosphatase family protein has protein sequence MVNGTTKNIYLLRHCKVEGKAALNGLSDVLVNPNIQQRIYDALAQNDVAFDGVITSPLRRCSDLANLYAQRMSVPLSVAPDFQEMNFGEVDGVAFDELEDKWAMLDTFWQDPANHQLTGAESLQSFHDRVTQAWSQLLNDPSDNLLLVTHGGVIRMLLAHCLDIDWKNPSLYSKLSIENASITHIQVTQFAQSFISVKSIGLPVL, from the coding sequence ATGGTCAATGGAACAACCAAAAACATCTATTTGCTGAGACACTGCAAGGTTGAAGGGAAAGCAGCACTGAATGGTTTATCTGACGTGTTGGTTAATCCAAATATTCAACAGCGGATTTATGATGCGTTGGCTCAGAATGATGTCGCTTTCGATGGTGTTATTACCTCACCATTAAGACGATGCAGTGACTTGGCAAACCTATATGCACAACGCATGTCGGTGCCTCTGTCTGTTGCACCAGATTTCCAAGAAATGAACTTTGGTGAAGTTGACGGGGTCGCATTTGATGAACTTGAAGACAAGTGGGCGATGCTAGACACTTTCTGGCAAGATCCCGCAAATCATCAACTGACTGGTGCGGAAAGTTTACAGAGCTTCCATGACAGAGTAACTCAAGCTTGGTCGCAACTTTTGAATGATCCAAGTGACAATCTACTGCTGGTTACTCATGGTGGCGTAATTCGAATGTTATTGGCGCATTGCCTTGATATTGATTGGAAAAATCCGAGTCTCTATTCGAAGCTATCGATAGAAAACGCGTCGATAACTCATATTCAAGTCACTCAGTTCGCACAGAGTTTTATCAGTGTAAAGTCGATAGGGTTGCCTGTTCTCTGA
- a CDS encoding M3 family oligoendopeptidase, which translates to MTTPSWDLSIAYRDLDDAKIEQDIELIQQCIELLYLHVEKRHIILAMQNAIQTSEAAGTLLSTINTFANCHASVDATHTEAKALLGRVAKLNSEMSQAFSPYEDTLIHAEPEFLNAVLEHDSADVAGQRFAIESSRKLSSSRLSVAEEQLLAAMKVDGRDGWGRLYDNLTGSLKLSLKLDGEEEALGFSQAASLLYGSEFDKQEPAWRAVQGAMKTHQESFASILNALAGWRLTENKKRSKISDVHFFDPSLHGSRIVPETLDTMMSVAKANRAVGQKAGLLMARVHGLDEMKPWNHLAAMPPLGDSESKVYPFDEAIEVIKTAFAEVNPEMADFVALMVENGWIDAAPAANKRLGAYCTKFAATRTPLVFMTWSGSRSDLMTLAHELGHAFHNWVMKDMPLCQTRYPMTLAETASIFAENIVRDHLLQQAQTRNEKLEMLWEELSSSLALMVNIPVRFEFEKAFYEQREKGELTAQQLCDLMETTWKEWYGDAMTEADPYFWASKLHFSISQVSFYNYPYLFGYLFSKGVYAQRDAKGEQFYGDYVSLLRDTGSMMAEEVVQKHLGMDLTQADFWQQSIDMVKVQIDEFERLLDQED; encoded by the coding sequence ATGACAACTCCAAGTTGGGATTTAAGCATTGCTTATCGCGATCTTGATGATGCAAAAATCGAACAAGACATCGAACTGATTCAACAGTGTATTGAACTGTTGTACCTGCATGTTGAAAAGCGTCATATTATCCTAGCGATGCAAAACGCCATTCAAACTTCTGAAGCGGCAGGCACGTTACTGAGCACGATCAACACCTTCGCTAATTGCCACGCATCGGTAGACGCGACGCACACAGAAGCCAAAGCATTACTTGGTCGTGTAGCGAAGCTGAACTCTGAAATGTCTCAAGCGTTTAGCCCTTACGAAGACACGCTAATTCACGCAGAACCTGAATTTTTGAATGCCGTATTAGAGCATGATAGTGCCGATGTAGCAGGGCAACGCTTTGCTATCGAAAGCTCACGTAAGTTATCAAGCAGTCGACTCAGTGTTGCTGAAGAGCAGTTATTAGCCGCGATGAAGGTTGATGGCCGTGACGGATGGGGGCGTTTATACGATAACCTAACCGGTTCTTTAAAACTGTCGCTAAAGCTGGACGGTGAAGAGGAAGCTCTAGGCTTTTCACAAGCCGCGAGCCTGTTGTACGGCAGCGAATTCGACAAACAAGAACCGGCATGGCGCGCGGTCCAAGGTGCGATGAAAACGCATCAAGAGTCTTTTGCTTCGATCCTAAACGCATTGGCTGGGTGGCGACTGACTGAAAACAAAAAGCGCTCAAAAATAAGCGACGTACATTTCTTTGATCCAAGCCTACATGGCAGCCGAATTGTTCCAGAAACCCTAGACACTATGATGTCGGTAGCGAAAGCCAATCGCGCAGTAGGCCAAAAGGCGGGTCTGTTGATGGCAAGAGTTCACGGCTTAGATGAAATGAAGCCTTGGAACCATTTAGCCGCGATGCCACCGCTGGGTGACAGTGAATCTAAGGTCTATCCATTTGATGAAGCGATCGAAGTGATCAAAACCGCCTTCGCCGAAGTCAATCCAGAGATGGCAGATTTTGTCGCATTAATGGTTGAGAACGGCTGGATTGATGCCGCACCAGCAGCCAACAAACGTTTAGGCGCGTACTGCACTAAGTTTGCCGCGACACGCACGCCACTTGTATTCATGACATGGAGTGGCAGTCGCTCTGACTTAATGACACTGGCACACGAGTTGGGCCACGCATTCCATAACTGGGTAATGAAAGATATGCCGTTGTGTCAAACTCGCTACCCAATGACGCTAGCAGAAACCGCTTCAATCTTCGCTGAAAACATCGTTCGTGACCACTTGTTACAACAAGCACAAACACGCAATGAGAAACTTGAAATGCTGTGGGAAGAGCTTTCTTCTTCTTTGGCATTAATGGTGAACATTCCCGTTCGTTTTGAGTTTGAGAAAGCCTTCTACGAGCAGCGTGAAAAAGGCGAGCTCACGGCTCAGCAGCTGTGTGACTTGATGGAAACAACTTGGAAAGAGTGGTACGGCGATGCAATGACAGAAGCCGACCCTTATTTCTGGGCGAGCAAGTTGCACTTCAGCATCTCTCAAGTGAGCTTTTATAACTATCCATACCTGTTCGGTTATCTGTTCAGTAAAGGTGTTTACGCTCAGCGCGATGCGAAAGGTGAGCAATTCTACGGCGATTACGTGTCATTGCTTCGTGATACGGGCAGCATGATGGCGGAAGAAGTCGTTCAGAAGCACTTAGGAATGGACCTGACTCAAGCTGATTTTTGGCAACAAAGCATCGATATGGTCAAAGTTCAAATCGATGAATTTGAAAGATTGCTCGATCAGGAAGATTAA